A genomic stretch from Frigoribacterium sp. PvP032 includes:
- a CDS encoding glycosyltransferase family 4 protein has translation MTRTSATEAAPRPLDGVSRALAEVPPRHVGSRRGRVLVVHSSDELYGSDRIVLEVVSELAARDDLDVTVWLPTDVAAGPLGPLLRERGARVERTPLPILRRRGMRLGGMVGLVRDAAKTTARLAGRHFDLVWCATSACLAVAPLARLARVDSVVGHLQEPWGDGDRAGLSVLARSCTSLVAVSHSVLESSGLAGDDRAQVVHNGVARRDADVTAPPEHRLPHYVVASRWNPHKGHATLLAAWNAAGCPGHLTILGGPPAAGTGVDVPGLVAAVVTRPETVTVVGEVDDASTWVRDADAVVLPTDTLEGFGIVALEAFSQGRPVIASRSGGPEEVVEHGRTGWLFDRQDVDGLADLFAGLDVDQLAAAGGRAHETWAERFTPDRMRRRLAAVVLGELHLHKDLDAALPAGVAS, from the coding sequence ATGACCAGGACCAGCGCGACGGAGGCGGCTCCCCGCCCGCTCGACGGCGTCAGCCGTGCGCTGGCGGAGGTGCCTCCCCGCCACGTCGGCTCTCGCCGGGGGCGCGTCCTCGTCGTGCACTCGTCCGACGAGCTCTACGGCTCCGACCGCATCGTGCTCGAGGTCGTCAGCGAGCTCGCCGCCCGCGACGACCTCGACGTGACCGTGTGGCTGCCGACGGACGTCGCGGCGGGCCCCCTCGGGCCGCTGCTGCGTGAGCGCGGCGCCCGTGTCGAGCGCACGCCCCTGCCCATCCTCCGCCGGCGCGGGATGCGTCTCGGCGGCATGGTCGGCCTCGTCCGCGACGCCGCGAAGACCACGGCCCGTCTCGCCGGACGCCACTTCGATCTCGTCTGGTGCGCCACGAGCGCGTGCCTCGCCGTCGCGCCCCTCGCTCGCCTCGCCCGGGTGGACAGCGTCGTCGGCCACCTGCAGGAGCCCTGGGGAGACGGGGACCGCGCGGGCCTGTCCGTGCTCGCCCGGTCCTGCACCTCCCTGGTAGCGGTGTCCCACTCCGTGCTCGAGAGCTCCGGCCTCGCAGGCGACGACCGTGCCCAGGTGGTGCACAACGGCGTGGCTCGCCGGGACGCGGACGTCACGGCGCCGCCGGAGCACCGCCTCCCCCACTACGTCGTCGCCAGCCGCTGGAACCCGCACAAGGGACACGCGACGCTGCTCGCGGCCTGGAACGCCGCCGGCTGCCCCGGGCACCTGACCATCCTCGGCGGCCCTCCCGCCGCCGGCACCGGCGTCGACGTGCCGGGACTCGTCGCCGCCGTCGTCACCCGACCCGAGACCGTGACGGTCGTCGGCGAGGTGGACGACGCGTCCACCTGGGTGCGCGACGCCGACGCCGTCGTGCTGCCCACCGACACGCTCGAGGGCTTCGGCATCGTCGCCCTCGAGGCGTTCAGCCAGGGCCGTCCCGTCATCGCCAGCCGCAGCGGCGGGCCGGAGGAGGTCGTCGAGCACGGCAGGACCGGTTGGCTCTTCGACCGTCAGGACGTCGACGGCCTGGCCGACCTCTTCGCCGGCCTCGACGTCGACCAGCTCGCCGCGGCCGGCGGCCGTGCGCACGAGACCTGGGCGGAGCGCTTCACGCCCGACCGGATGCGCCGCCGTCTCGCGGCGGTCGTGCTGGGCGAGCTGCACCTCCACAAGGACCTCGACGCCGCCCTGCCCGCGGGGGTGGCCTCGTGA
- a CDS encoding glycine betaine ABC transporter substrate-binding protein, which produces MTPAHASRPRLRALRRASLLGVVAASTAALLTGCGLQPATAFVPAVAPGSIEAIDDLPDDAAITVTAKNFTEQLILGKIAVLAAQAAGFEVTDMTNVPGSVAVRQLMLDGGADMTYEYTGTAWLTYLGEAAGIPDKEEQYTAVRDADEANGLVWLEPAPLNNTYAMAVRSEAVAELGDISTLSQIAALPVEQRTFCVEAEFNSRADGFAPMLERYGLELGAADGVPTSNVSILDTGTVYEATDRGRCNFGEVFTTDGRIDSLDLTVLEDDQGFFPAYNVAPVLTDDVLETYPQLASVYEQISPSLTDDELRTLNRRVDVEGEEPADVAFDWMVEKGFVTRP; this is translated from the coding sequence ATGACCCCCGCCCATGCCTCGCGCCCCCGTCTGCGGGCACTGCGCCGCGCCTCCTTGCTGGGCGTCGTCGCGGCGTCGACCGCTGCCCTGCTGACGGGCTGCGGGCTGCAGCCCGCGACCGCCTTCGTGCCCGCCGTGGCCCCCGGCTCGATCGAGGCGATCGACGACCTGCCGGACGACGCCGCGATCACGGTCACCGCCAAGAACTTCACGGAGCAGCTGATCCTCGGCAAGATCGCCGTGCTCGCGGCCCAGGCCGCGGGCTTCGAGGTGACCGACATGACGAACGTGCCCGGGAGCGTCGCCGTCCGCCAGCTCATGCTCGACGGCGGGGCCGACATGACCTACGAGTACACGGGCACCGCCTGGCTCACCTACCTCGGCGAGGCGGCGGGCATCCCCGACAAGGAGGAGCAGTACACGGCGGTGCGCGACGCCGACGAGGCCAACGGGCTCGTCTGGCTCGAGCCGGCGCCGCTGAACAACACCTACGCGATGGCGGTCCGGTCGGAGGCGGTGGCCGAGCTGGGCGACATCTCGACGCTCTCGCAGATCGCGGCCCTGCCCGTCGAGCAGCGCACGTTCTGCGTCGAGGCCGAGTTCAACTCGCGGGCGGACGGCTTCGCGCCGATGCTCGAGCGCTACGGCCTGGAGCTCGGCGCCGCCGACGGCGTCCCGACGAGCAACGTGAGCATCCTCGACACGGGGACCGTCTACGAGGCCACCGACCGTGGCCGCTGCAACTTCGGCGAGGTCTTCACGACGGACGGGCGCATCGACTCGCTCGACCTGACGGTGCTCGAGGACGACCAGGGGTTCTTCCCTGCCTACAACGTGGCGCCGGTGCTGACCGACGACGTGCTGGAGACGTACCCGCAGCTGGCGAGCGTCTACGAGCAGATCTCGCCGTCCCTGACGGACGACGAGCTGCGCACCCTGAACCGCCGAGTCGACGTGGAGGGCGAGGAGCCCGCAGACGTCGCCTTCGACTGGATGGTGGAGAAGGGCTTCGTGACACGCCCGTGA
- a CDS encoding adenylyltransferase/cytidyltransferase family protein, which yields MTTTTTTTTSTLDRLGGDGRVGYAAGAFDLFHIGHLNLLRHARQHCDHLIAGVVSDEMLALTKGITPVVPLAERLEIVDHIDVVDTAYAETVPDKLDVWRELRFDVFFKGDDWRGTEKGLRLEREFAEVGVEVVYFPYTMSTSSTVLRRALRALSGGAPAQEAAAERAR from the coding sequence ATGACGACCACGACGACCACCACCACGTCGACGCTGGATCGCCTCGGAGGCGACGGTCGCGTCGGCTACGCCGCCGGCGCCTTCGACCTGTTCCACATCGGGCACCTCAACCTGCTGCGGCACGCGCGCCAGCACTGCGACCACCTGATCGCCGGCGTGGTGTCCGACGAGATGCTCGCCCTGACGAAGGGCATCACGCCCGTCGTGCCGCTGGCGGAGCGCCTCGAGATCGTCGACCACATCGACGTGGTCGACACGGCGTACGCGGAGACGGTGCCCGACAAGCTCGACGTCTGGCGTGAGCTCCGCTTCGACGTCTTCTTCAAGGGCGACGACTGGCGGGGCACCGAGAAGGGCCTCCGACTCGAGCGCGAGTTCGCGGAGGTCGGTGTCGAGGTCGTCTACTTCCCCTACACGATGAGCACGTCCAGCACCGTGCTGCGGCGCGCCCTGCGGGCGCTGTCCGGAGGGGCCCCGGCGCAGGAGGCGGCGGCCGAGCGGGCCCGCTGA
- a CDS encoding ABC transporter permease: MTALADAPAASSSASRPRRARPSWLGLVVQPAAVAVVFAAFCIWLSVADLTTAERTTLNPSALVTYTGEHLALTFASAAIVLVLAVPLGVLLTRRPFRRAAGPVLVLANFGQAAPAVGLIVLLALWLGFSFWTAVIALVLYAALPVLRNTMVGLQSVDARLVEAGRGMGMSATSVLFRVELPLAVPVMLSGIRTALVLLVGSAALATFIGAGGLGLLITTGVNLFLPKVLVSGALLVALLALLIDWLGRVVEHVARPKGLR; the protein is encoded by the coding sequence GTGACCGCCCTCGCCGACGCGCCCGCCGCCTCCTCGTCCGCCAGCCGACCCCGGCGTGCCCGGCCGTCCTGGCTCGGCCTCGTCGTGCAGCCGGCCGCCGTGGCCGTGGTGTTCGCCGCGTTCTGCATCTGGCTCTCCGTCGCGGACCTCACGACCGCCGAGCGCACGACCCTGAACCCGTCCGCCCTGGTCACCTACACGGGCGAGCACCTGGCGCTCACCTTCGCGTCGGCGGCGATCGTTCTCGTCCTCGCCGTTCCCCTCGGCGTCCTCCTCACCCGTCGCCCGTTCCGGCGCGCGGCCGGGCCGGTGCTCGTGCTCGCGAACTTCGGGCAGGCGGCCCCCGCGGTCGGCCTCATCGTGCTGCTGGCCCTGTGGCTGGGCTTCTCGTTCTGGACCGCCGTGATCGCCCTCGTGCTCTACGCGGCGCTGCCCGTGCTGCGCAACACCATGGTCGGCCTGCAGAGCGTCGACGCGCGCCTCGTCGAGGCCGGTCGCGGCATGGGGATGTCCGCGACGTCCGTGTTGTTCCGGGTCGAGCTGCCCCTGGCCGTGCCCGTGATGCTCTCCGGCATCCGCACCGCCCTCGTGCTGCTCGTCGGCTCGGCCGCCCTCGCGACGTTCATCGGCGCCGGCGGCCTCGGACTGCTCATCACGACCGGCGTCAACCTGTTCCTGCCGAAGGTGCTCGTCTCGGGTGCCCTGCTCGTCGCTCTCCTCGCTCTGCTGATCGACTGGCTCGGCCGCGTGGTCGAGCACGTCGCCCGACCGAAGGGCCTCCGATGA
- a CDS encoding sugar transferase gives MRRRLTVDPTDRLTAPLPVVHVDLPTSSSHVLRAPAPSSPGRGLDASDAGDTGAPWALRYRRRLRVADTAVVAASVVAAAVVASVRTAVVTDRLTVDQVVAGVADVVWVPVLVGLVWAASLSFYRTRELAVVGTGAAEYRRVGNATLLAFTVAAIWLALLDGGVGGRMYFLVALPLGGGALVVVRWSMRRWLQAQRRTGHFLSRAVVVGSREDIRYVVDRVDRTHGAVYDIVGAATLDPESGGVLVGDRVVPIVAGVEDVPRAVWKLNVSSVIVAGDLGLGHEWLRDLGWQLEGRAAELVLASRLTNIAGPRITFRPVQGLPLMHVDIPSFDGPRHVLKRLFDIALAGTALLVLSPLLGVLALLVALDSQGPVLFRQRRVGRDGRTFDMVKFRSMVVDAELLLHDLSASDEGAGVLFKMRHDPRVTKIGRVLRRWSLDELPQLWNIVRGDMSIVGPRPPLPREVADYETHVHRRLYIKPGLTGMWQVNGRSDLSWEESVRLDLYYVENWSMAVDLVIIWRTFRVLVRHEGAY, from the coding sequence ATGCGCAGACGCCTCACCGTCGACCCGACGGACCGACTGACCGCCCCTCTTCCCGTCGTCCACGTCGACCTGCCGACCTCGTCGAGCCACGTCCTCCGTGCTCCCGCCCCCTCCTCCCCCGGCCGCGGCCTCGACGCGTCGGACGCTGGCGACACCGGCGCGCCGTGGGCGCTCCGGTACCGCCGACGACTGCGCGTCGCGGACACCGCCGTCGTCGCCGCCTCCGTGGTCGCCGCAGCCGTCGTCGCCAGCGTGCGGACCGCGGTCGTGACGGACCGGCTCACGGTCGACCAGGTCGTCGCGGGCGTCGCCGACGTCGTCTGGGTCCCCGTCCTGGTCGGGCTCGTCTGGGCGGCCAGCCTCAGCTTCTACCGCACCCGCGAGCTCGCGGTGGTCGGCACGGGCGCGGCCGAGTACCGTCGTGTGGGCAACGCCACGCTGCTCGCCTTCACGGTGGCGGCCATCTGGCTGGCCCTGCTGGACGGCGGCGTCGGCGGCCGGATGTACTTCCTCGTGGCTCTCCCCCTCGGCGGCGGCGCCCTCGTGGTCGTCCGGTGGTCCATGCGTCGCTGGCTCCAGGCGCAACGCCGCACGGGGCACTTCCTGTCGCGGGCCGTCGTGGTCGGCAGCCGTGAGGACATCCGCTACGTCGTCGACAGGGTCGACCGCACGCACGGTGCCGTGTACGACATCGTCGGCGCGGCCACCCTCGACCCCGAGAGCGGCGGCGTGCTCGTCGGCGATCGTGTCGTCCCCATCGTGGCGGGCGTCGAGGACGTGCCGCGCGCGGTCTGGAAGCTCAACGTCAGCAGCGTCATCGTCGCCGGGGACCTCGGGCTCGGTCACGAGTGGCTGCGAGACCTCGGGTGGCAGCTCGAGGGCCGGGCCGCGGAGCTCGTGCTCGCCTCCCGCCTCACCAACATCGCGGGACCCCGCATCACGTTCCGTCCCGTCCAGGGACTGCCCCTGATGCACGTCGACATCCCGAGCTTCGACGGCCCGCGCCACGTGCTCAAGAGGCTGTTCGACATCGCTCTGGCGGGAACGGCGCTGCTCGTGCTCTCGCCGCTCCTGGGCGTCCTCGCGCTGCTGGTCGCCCTCGACAGCCAGGGACCCGTGCTCTTCCGACAGCGTCGAGTGGGCCGGGACGGCCGCACCTTCGACATGGTCAAGTTCCGCTCGATGGTCGTCGACGCGGAGCTCCTGCTCCACGACCTGTCGGCCAGCGACGAGGGTGCCGGCGTGCTCTTCAAGATGAGGCACGACCCGCGCGTCACGAAGATCGGCCGGGTCCTGCGGCGCTGGTCGCTCGACGAGCTCCCCCAGCTGTGGAACATCGTCCGCGGCGACATGAGCATCGTCGGGCCCCGGCCTCCCCTCCCCCGCGAGGTGGCGGACTACGAGACGCACGTCCACCGCCGTCTCTACATCAAGCCAGGGCTCACCGGCATGTGGCAGGTCAACGGCCGGAGCGACCTCAGCTGGGAGGAGAGCGTCCGACTCGACCTGTACTACGTCGAGAACTGGTCCATGGCCGTGGACCTCGTCATCATCTGGCGCACCTTCCGCGTGCTCGTCCGGCACGAGGGCGCGTACTGA
- a CDS encoding CDP-alcohol phosphatidyltransferase family protein → MSPTVPLQDEASLVVPRRYGAALSALATAQKSSSGAPAYSRFVNRRLGRWAAAAAWVVGATPNQVTALSAVCTFAGIALVAAVPSGAAMAVAVVLLLVVGYALDSADGQLARLRGGGSPAGEWLDHVIDATKIAVLHLAVFESWLREPEGREAILALPLVYQVVATVAFFAIVLTEQLRRADSVRRGSPTVVRPRTGALYSLAVVPTDYGLLCLAFLLLAWAPGFTVVYVALLVANTAYLVLALPKWFRELTALPRTASALTTTAPPQGGAS, encoded by the coding sequence GTGAGCCCCACCGTGCCCCTCCAGGACGAGGCGAGCCTCGTCGTCCCCCGTCGGTACGGAGCGGCGCTGTCGGCTCTCGCCACGGCGCAGAAGTCCTCCAGCGGGGCCCCTGCCTACTCGCGGTTCGTGAACCGCCGACTCGGCCGGTGGGCCGCCGCCGCGGCGTGGGTCGTCGGCGCGACTCCCAACCAGGTGACCGCCCTCAGCGCGGTCTGCACCTTCGCCGGCATCGCGCTCGTCGCGGCGGTGCCCTCCGGAGCGGCCATGGCGGTGGCCGTCGTGCTCCTCCTCGTCGTCGGCTACGCCCTCGACTCCGCCGACGGGCAGCTCGCCCGCCTGCGCGGCGGCGGCAGCCCTGCCGGCGAGTGGCTCGACCACGTCATCGACGCGACCAAGATCGCCGTCCTGCACCTCGCGGTCTTCGAGTCGTGGCTCCGCGAGCCAGAGGGCCGCGAGGCGATCCTGGCGCTGCCGCTCGTCTACCAGGTCGTGGCGACCGTGGCCTTCTTCGCGATCGTCCTGACCGAGCAGCTCCGTCGCGCCGACTCGGTCCGACGCGGCAGCCCCACGGTGGTCCGTCCCCGCACGGGCGCGCTGTACTCGCTCGCCGTGGTGCCGACGGACTACGGTCTGCTCTGCCTCGCCTTCCTCCTCCTCGCGTGGGCGCCCGGCTTCACGGTCGTCTACGTCGCCCTGCTGGTCGCCAACACGGCCTACCTCGTCCTCGCCCTGCCCAAGTGGTTCCGCGAGCTCACCGCGCTGCCGCGGACGGCGTCGGCGCTCACCACGACGGCGCCGCCGCAGGGTGGTGCCTCGTGA
- a CDS encoding MSMEG_6728 family protein — MQTFLPYPDFAESAQVLDQARLGKQRVEALQVLRAVTLPGYGWQNHPAIAMWRGHRTALTAYALAITDEWIAQGHADTVRPQVLEFAPALLGDADGVRDGIAADLPSWLGDPAVHRSHRSKLVQKEPEWYRGKFPDVPADLDYVWPGADPGTSAPTDDAALSSARRAWVVRPRDAQVADDWRRAGVVTVGESSPRGRTTPAWTAQREVFATVGEGEVVAVPDEEQQSFSLGRLVGDAVAAQDGDRAPVLLRRVEWDGQDVQRHDLPDPALAQDTRTVFPLALA; from the coding sequence GTGCAGACCTTCCTCCCGTACCCCGACTTCGCCGAGAGCGCGCAGGTGCTGGACCAGGCCAGGCTCGGCAAGCAGCGCGTCGAGGCCCTCCAGGTGCTGCGCGCGGTGACCCTGCCGGGCTACGGCTGGCAGAACCACCCCGCGATCGCGATGTGGCGTGGACACCGCACCGCGCTCACCGCCTATGCCCTCGCGATCACCGACGAGTGGATAGCCCAGGGACACGCCGACACGGTGCGTCCGCAGGTGCTCGAGTTCGCGCCCGCGCTGCTCGGCGACGCGGACGGCGTCCGCGACGGCATCGCCGCCGACCTGCCGAGCTGGCTCGGCGACCCGGCCGTGCACCGCAGCCACCGGTCGAAGCTCGTGCAGAAGGAGCCCGAGTGGTACCGCGGCAAGTTCCCGGATGTCCCCGCCGACCTCGACTACGTCTGGCCGGGAGCCGATCCCGGCACCTCGGCCCCCACCGACGACGCGGCGCTGTCCTCGGCACGGCGAGCCTGGGTGGTCCGCCCCCGGGACGCGCAGGTGGCGGACGACTGGCGCCGTGCAGGCGTCGTCACCGTCGGCGAGTCGTCGCCCCGGGGCCGGACGACCCCCGCCTGGACTGCCCAGCGGGAGGTGTTCGCGACCGTCGGCGAGGGCGAGGTCGTCGCGGTCCCGGACGAGGAGCAGCAGTCGTTCTCGCTCGGGCGGCTGGTCGGTGACGCCGTCGCGGCCCAGGACGGGGACCGGGCGCCCGTGCTGCTGCGCCGCGTCGAGTGGGACGGCCAGGACGTGCAGCGCCACGACCTGCCCGACCCGGCCCTCGCCCAGGACACCCGGACCGTGTTCCCCCTCGCGCTGGCCTGA